Proteins encoded together in one Miscanthus floridulus cultivar M001 chromosome 16, ASM1932011v1, whole genome shotgun sequence window:
- the LOC136514469 gene encoding uncharacterized protein, producing the protein MDPPNPSPNQPVQQGQHAQQGPVQQHPGLQQNQQLDVDNMEVDEADDDWPAWNPAAFAADNGQVLHQHPQFPQDHLDLELSGSSMRFLHGDGTDISLDHVLEGISVEDGSSSSSDASSTLVDRARFAAAQKRCTNILIFNRKDMPDEVFHRASFSQANDNMGPIVIDRAVLQPSLNLSSPTLAITGMEIVPWKPVLPAPALQLWPSVVASRRAACAQPRSSSVIILPYPRVEQVPATSGLSGFEFQSEQIQPSPCGEAGMRVYQRRRTAMLSLPVASSNTISPVVDGSVSRSTRMNNNMSLPNVSSNPATLLVDSTVRRSTRLSDKDGFHEVRLAGNPCKKRKTCPVLLVEPTGQTGPIPIDILQGWGINCGVAPGELSQEVLMQAPSSNLVANDESSD; encoded by the coding sequence ATGGATCCCCCTAACCCTTCGCCTAACCAACCAGTTCAGCAAGGTCAGCATGCCCAGCAGGGCCCGGTGCAGCAACACCCAGGTCTGCAGCAGAATCAGCAGCTAGATGTGGACAACATGGAAGTAGATGAAGCTGATGATGACTGGCCAGCATGGAACCCTGCCGCGTTTGCTGCTGACAATGGTCAGGTGCTCCATCAGCATCCTCAGTTTCCTCAGGATCACCTTGATCTCGAGCTGTCAGGATCCTCTATGAGGTTTTTACATGGTGATGGGACAGACATCTCCCTTGACCATGTACTGGAGGGTATTTCAGTTGAGGATGGTAGTTCCTCGTCCAGTGATGCAAGCTCCACTTTGGTGGACAGAGCAAGGTTTGCTGCTGCACAGAAGAGGTGCACCAACATCTTGATTTTCAACAGAAAAGACATGCCTGATGAAGTATTCCACAGGGCCTCATTTTCTCAGGCCAATGACAACATGGGACCTATTGTGATTGACAGAGCTGTTCTGCAACCATCCCTCAACCTGTCCTCGCCAACGCTCGCTATCACAGGCATGGAGATTGTCCCCTGGAAGCCGGTCCTGCCTGCTCCAGCTCTCCAGCTATGGCCATCTGTTGTGGCGAGTCGTCGGGCAGCATGTGCTCAGCCAAGGTCCTCCTCTGTTATCATCCTGCCTTATCCTCGTGTCGAGCAAGTCCCAGCTACTTCTGGCTTGTCAGGTTTTGAATTTCAAAGTGAGCAAATTCAGCCCAGTCCATGTGGTGAAGCAGGCATGAGAGTATACCAACGTCGGAGGACTGCCATGCTCTCCCTGCCTGTGGCCTCGAGTAACACAATCTCGCCAGTGGTGGATGGCTCTGTTAGTCGCAGCACAAGGATGAACAACAACATGTCTCTACCCAATGTCTCTAGTAATCCTGCTACTCTGCTGGTGGACAGTACTGTGAGACGCAGCACAAGACTTAGTGACAAGGATGGCTTCCATGAGGTCAGGTTGGCTGGAAATCCATGCAAGAAGAGAAAGACATGTCCAGTACTGCTTGTCGAGCCTACGGGTCAAACTGGACCAATACCAATTGATATCCTGCAGGGCTGGGGTATCAATTGTGGAGTAGCTCCTGGAGAGTTATCCCAAGAAGTGCTGATGCAGGCGCCCTCTTCCAATCTGGTGGCCAATGATGAATCCTCTGATTAA